One segment of Thermococcus sp. AM4 DNA contains the following:
- a CDS encoding ArsR family transcriptional regulator, which translates to MKLLRQRPMSVNELSDALGKDRTTIYRHIKVLEKAGLVEEVDEVGNEKIYSRTARMFLVKVSPDESIEEFRQSYLQIEAERLVQVLEKSGFEIRDREKFKSLAKEILDEIEIRSQPVIKRISEADVELTEVELFHLLNMLVFLQSCELCEKAKEAKALLRF; encoded by the coding sequence TTGAAACTGCTCCGCCAGAGGCCGATGAGCGTGAACGAGCTCAGCGATGCCCTCGGAAAGGACAGAACGACCATATACAGGCACATTAAGGTTCTGGAGAAGGCCGGCCTCGTGGAGGAAGTCGATGAAGTGGGAAACGAGAAGATCTACTCCCGAACCGCGAGGATGTTTCTCGTGAAGGTTAGCCCCGATGAGAGCATCGAGGAGTTCCGCCAGTCCTACCTCCAGATAGAGGCCGAGAGGCTCGTTCAGGTGCTTGAGAAATCCGGGTTTGAGATCCGGGATCGCGAGAAGTTCAAGAGCCTTGCGAAGGAGATCCTCGACGAGATCGAGATAAGGTCCCAGCCGGTAATAAAGCGGATCTCCGAGGCGGACGTCGAGCTGACGGAGGTCGAGCTCTTCCACCTCCTCAACATGCTGGTCTTCCTCCAGAGCTGTGAGCTCTGCGAGAAGGCGAAGGAGGCAAAGGCTCTCCTTCGGTTTTGA